The region ATTTTATGTTTCAATTGACTAAGGAGGAATTTAATGACTTGATCTTCCATTTTGGAATATCAAGATGGGGTGGAACAAGGAAGCTTCCTTATGCCTTTACAGAGAATGGCGTAGCTATGTTATCATCTGTGCTTAATAGTGAAAGGGCAATTACAGAGGATGAAATATCCCTGTTATTGGCGATAATGATGGAAAGGATAACCATTGTGTCCCAGCAAAGACGATTATGATATATTATGCAAAGGAGGTGGAATAAATGGTCTACCGAGTTATCATTGAAAAAGGGGAAGATTTTGGATATGTTGTGCATTGTCCAGCAATTCCTGGTTGTCATTCTCAGGGAGAGACAATAGAGGAGGCAATAGCCAACATCAAGGATGCAATAGTAGGGTGTCTTTCTGTTTTAGGAGAAGAGGCCCTG is a window of bacterium DNA encoding:
- a CDS encoding type II toxin-antitoxin system HicB family antitoxin; the encoded protein is MVYRVIIEKGEDFGYVVHCPAIPGCHSQGETIEEAIANIKDAIVGCLSVLGEEALMPKAREIGVMEVAV